The DNA sequence GGAGTGAATAGACTGTTTGAGCAGCATCCGACGCTGTTAAAAATGCTGAAGCATCCGCAGCAGACTTGGGTGAAGCAGTTGGGCACTCTTGGAAGTGGTAACCACTTTATAGAGTTGTGTGTGGACGAAAGTGATGGTGTATGGGTGATGCTGCACTCCGGTAGTCGAGGAATTGGTAATGCTATAGGTCGTTACTTTATTCAGCTGGCACGTAAAGATATGAGTGGTCATATCCATAATCTGCCGGATCGTGATCTGGCCTACTTCGAGGAAGGTTGTAATCACTTTGAAGATTACATGTTTTCGATTGAGTGGGCTCAGGAGTATGCGCGAATTAATCGAGAAGAGATGATGGGGCTGGTTTTGAGGGCAGTTGAGCCAATGCTTCCGCCTTTTTCATTGCTGGAAAGCGCAATCAACTGTCACCACAACTATGTCAATCGGGAAGTGCACTACGGTGAGGAAGTTTATGTCACTCGAAAGGGAGCAATAAGCGCCCGTGCTGATGAACTTGGAATTATCCCGGGAAGTATGGGAGCGAAATCCTACATAGTTCGAGGCAAGGGAAATGCTGAGTCTTTTTGCTCCTGTGCCCACGGTGCCGGCCGAAATATGACCCGCAATGAAGCGCGAAGGCGTTTTAACCGGGATGACCTGATTCGCCAGACGCGAGGAGTTGAGTGTCGCAAAGACAGTGGCGTTCTGGATGAGATTCCGGCTGCATATAAAGATATAGATACAGTAATGAAAAACCAAAGCGACTTGGTGGAGGTGGTATACACCCTCAAGCAAGTACTTTGTGTAAAAGGCTGAAGATAGTTAATTGAAAGTAAACACAGGAGAGGCTGATGAAAACCATACCCGGTTTTAAAACTGAACGAACAATATCAAAAATAAATGGTAATGATTATGGACACGCAGTTACTCGACGAGGTAATCGATTGTCTGTCAGGGGAGCGCTACCTGTTTCGATATGGCAGTGATCAATATGCAGTCGTTTTGTTGCAGCGATTGCTACAGGAAAGTGATCAAAAAATATCTGAGCTTAGGAAAAGTTCTTTTGGCAGGCTGTTGAATAAACCAGTTATTCAAAAGGTTGTTGCCAGAAAAGGTGACGGGAAAATTAACCGCTATGATCTGGACAGGCTGTTAGCTGATGCCGATAGTCCGTATATCCTGACTCTGGATCGATGGGGTAACAAAAAGGATTATCGTTGGAGTCAGATCTCTCGCCCTGGTGAAAACCTTGTGTTGCAGATGAACTTCAATCGGCAACACGATCAGGATTTTGAGCGTTTACTGGAAATTGACAGGGAGGAATTCAACGGCTGGTCACATCCAACTTGTAAAACAGGGCGGAGCACGTTGTGTTGGGCCCGGCTAGATCTCGACTTTGAGAGCGGTCAGGCGTTGATCGAGGAAATTCAAACGGACTGGTATCGGGATGTTTTCCGTCTGTATCGACGAAAGGAGTGGGCAGAGAATCAGCAAAGGAAGCAATTTAAATTTTGGGGTTATGAACTCTC is a window from the Porticoccaceae bacterium LTM1 genome containing:
- a CDS encoding RtcB family protein, encoding MPVKMELNTGNNGFKPVKIYTRDVDNLALTQLKSLSQLPFIHSHVAAMPDVHAGIGATVGSVIPTRSAIIPAAVGVDIGCGMMAVQLSLNASQLPDNLKPVREAIERAVPVGARAHKMVSARESSCRVLEVGVNRLFEQHPTLLKMLKHPQQTWVKQLGTLGSGNHFIELCVDESDGVWVMLHSGSRGIGNAIGRYFIQLARKDMSGHIHNLPDRDLAYFEEGCNHFEDYMFSIEWAQEYARINREEMMGLVLRAVEPMLPPFSLLESAINCHHNYVNREVHYGEEVYVTRKGAISARADELGIIPGSMGAKSYIVRGKGNAESFCSCAHGAGRNMTRNEARRRFNRDDLIRQTRGVECRKDSGVLDEIPAAYKDIDTVMKNQSDLVEVVYTLKQVLCVKG